Proteins from one Chrysiogenes arsenatis DSM 11915 genomic window:
- the rpsB gene encoding 30S ribosomal protein S2, with product MSTITMKQLLEAGVHFGHQTRRWNPKMKKYIFGDRNGIHIIDLQKTLKLFRKAYDDVRLDSRDGARFLFVGTKKQAQDAIREEALRCGMYFINHRWLGGLLTNFGTIKTRVARLKQLDALAEENYAGYSKLEGSKLEKERAKLERNLGGIRDMETLPEAMIIIDPKNEHNAVVEARQLGIKTIAVLDSNCDPDLIDLPIPGNDDAIRAIRLICSKLADAILEGKNKLDEQGGDITGEESEFISEEITEEEAEEV from the coding sequence ATGTCCACGATCACTATGAAACAGTTACTTGAAGCTGGTGTCCACTTCGGCCACCAAACCCGCCGTTGGAACCCGAAAATGAAGAAATACATCTTCGGCGACCGCAATGGTATTCACATCATCGACCTGCAAAAAACCCTTAAACTCTTTCGCAAAGCCTACGACGACGTTCGCCTCGACTCACGCGACGGCGCGCGCTTCCTTTTCGTTGGCACCAAGAAACAAGCGCAGGATGCGATTCGCGAAGAAGCACTCCGTTGCGGCATGTACTTCATCAATCACCGCTGGCTCGGAGGCTTACTTACCAACTTTGGTACGATCAAAACTCGCGTAGCACGCCTCAAGCAGCTTGATGCGCTGGCAGAAGAAAACTATGCTGGCTACTCAAAACTCGAAGGCAGCAAGCTGGAAAAAGAACGCGCCAAACTTGAGCGCAACCTCGGCGGAATCCGCGATATGGAAACGCTGCCAGAAGCAATGATCATTATTGACCCGAAGAACGAACACAACGCTGTCGTTGAAGCTCGTCAGCTTGGTATCAAAACCATCGCCGTTCTTGACAGCAACTGCGACCCAGACCTTATCGATCTCCCAATTCCTGGTAACGATGACGCCATTCGCGCGATCCGTTTAATCTGCTCCAAACTCGCTGACGCTATCCTTGAAGGAAAAAACAAGCTTGACGAGCAAGGTGGCGACATTACTGGCGAAGAGAGCGAATTCATTTCTGAAGAGATCACTGAAGAAGAAGCAGAGGAAGTATAA
- the rpsT gene encoding 30S ribosomal protein S20, with protein MAHTASAKKRIRQSLKRKQRNSYIKTTLRTFNKKFEKAVVAGDQEVVKEMLVTCQKKLAKAASKGVIPKSTASRKTSRLAQAAKKLALASAAQA; from the coding sequence TTGGCTCATACAGCTTCGGCGAAAAAGCGGATTCGCCAGTCACTCAAGCGCAAGCAACGCAACAGCTACATTAAAACTACCCTGAGAACTTTCAATAAAAAGTTTGAGAAGGCCGTCGTGGCTGGTGATCAGGAAGTCGTGAAGGAAATGCTGGTTACATGCCAGAAGAAGCTTGCAAAAGCCGCTTCCAAAGGTGTTATTCCGAAGTCTACGGCCAGCCGGAAAACTTCGCGCCTTGCACAAGCTGCAAAAAAATTAGCCTTGGCGAGTGCCGCGCAAGCGTAA
- the nth gene encoding endonuclease III, with translation MTLLSADEVDAVITALTATYPDARPELDFRNPYELMVAVVLSAQCTDKRVNLVTRELFARYPCVDDLAAAQYDDVAAIIRTCGLFQTKARNIIAASQMVRDSFQSTIPMQRELLMQLPGVGRKSANVIISCAGNGNAIAVDTHVFRVSKRIGLSDGKNVWQVEQDLMQATPENIWSHLHHILIFHGRRCCDARKPECLRCPVNTTCRWPEKRQAD, from the coding sequence ATGACGCTCCTCAGCGCAGATGAAGTTGACGCCGTCATCACCGCATTAACGGCCACCTATCCCGACGCCCGCCCCGAACTTGACTTTCGCAACCCATACGAACTTATGGTTGCCGTAGTGCTCTCGGCACAGTGCACTGACAAGCGAGTGAACCTGGTAACGCGTGAGCTGTTCGCGCGTTATCCTTGTGTCGACGATTTAGCCGCCGCGCAGTACGACGATGTCGCCGCCATCATCCGCACCTGTGGACTGTTTCAGACGAAAGCGCGCAATATTATTGCCGCCAGCCAAATGGTGCGCGATTCCTTTCAGAGCACCATCCCCATGCAACGGGAACTCCTGATGCAACTCCCGGGCGTAGGGCGCAAAAGCGCCAATGTGATTATCAGTTGCGCCGGAAACGGCAATGCCATCGCCGTCGATACGCATGTATTTCGGGTCAGTAAACGGATTGGATTATCGGATGGAAAAAACGTCTGGCAGGTGGAACAAGACCTCATGCAAGCAACGCCAGAAAACATCTGGTCGCATTTACATCACATCCTTATATTTCATGGACGGCGCTGTTGCGATGCTCGCAAGCCGGAGTGCTTGCGCTGCCCCGTAAACACGACGTGCCGCTGGCCGGAAAAACGACAAGCCGACTAA